The Thermoleophilum album genome includes a window with the following:
- the infB gene encoding translation initiation factor IF-2, translating to MAKKRVHQIAKERGIPSKEVIAILQRAGLDVKAAASSVDEAAVARAFGDPDAPPAPGEDGASSREGGAARDNRSATRAAGATRTAASSGRATARAGDGQASSSAHGTSAHGTAREPSDGVADRTRRQGAGGRAEGTSGRTEGGQGRVGAGSRRAAPSERSARPRSPRPARLGEGGRRRRVVIDAQASRPERPGGPAAPPGQRPRRRSRRRSQPFPEQEPAPTDTTVVEEAPAEVEEAIPVRSGSTVKEVAEALGVSAPEVIKKLMELGELATLTQTLSDEAIEVLADALGKRVEVIGAAEDETAEPEVEDDSEQLEPRPPVVTVMGHVDHGKTSLLDAIRKTDVAAREAGGITQHIGAYQVTVDGHRVTFIDTPGHEAFTALRARGAQVTDIAVIVVAADDGVMPQTLEAIDHARAAGVPIIVAVNKIDRENADPQRVRAELAAKNLTPVEWGGDTEFVDVSAKTGQGLDQLLETIVTLAELSELRANPNAPASGTVIESRLDTGRGPVATLLVQRGTLRLGDPIVAGTQAGRVRAMTDYRGERLKEAGPGTPVEVLGFDGVPEAGDRFRVVESEREARRLAQERAQRLKQEALARQMRRRVSLEDVLARAERGERQLNLIVKADVTGSLEAIVDEIAKLPQDEVTVNVIREGVGGITESDVMLAAASDAVIIGFNVRPVGGAAAAAQREGVEIRTYSVIYQVAEDLKAAMEGLLEPEQVEEVLGVAEVRAIFRASRIGTIAGCYVREGTIRRGARARLVRDGTVVYDGRIASLRRFKDDVREVQAGLECGLTLENFQDVKEGDVIEAYEVREVEKKLA from the coding sequence GTGGCAAAGAAGCGCGTCCATCAGATAGCGAAAGAGCGCGGCATTCCCAGCAAGGAGGTGATCGCGATCCTCCAGCGTGCCGGGCTCGACGTGAAGGCTGCCGCCTCCAGCGTCGACGAGGCGGCGGTCGCGCGCGCGTTCGGGGATCCCGATGCGCCGCCGGCACCGGGGGAGGATGGCGCGAGCTCGCGAGAAGGGGGCGCCGCGCGAGATAACCGAAGCGCCACCCGTGCCGCCGGTGCAACGCGCACCGCCGCAAGCAGCGGGCGCGCAACTGCTCGCGCAGGCGATGGGCAGGCGTCGAGCAGCGCGCACGGCACAAGCGCGCACGGCACGGCGCGCGAGCCCTCGGACGGCGTTGCGGATCGCACCAGGCGACAAGGTGCGGGAGGCCGTGCCGAGGGCACGAGCGGGCGGACCGAGGGCGGTCAAGGGCGAGTCGGTGCCGGATCGCGGCGCGCAGCTCCCAGCGAGCGCAGCGCTCGCCCGCGCAGCCCGCGGCCGGCCCGGCTCGGCGAGGGCGGGCGCCGCAGACGTGTGGTGATCGATGCGCAAGCGTCGCGCCCGGAGCGACCAGGAGGGCCTGCGGCGCCGCCCGGACAGCGGCCCCGCCGTCGTAGCCGTCGTCGCTCGCAGCCGTTCCCCGAGCAAGAGCCGGCACCAACCGACACGACTGTTGTGGAGGAGGCGCCCGCCGAGGTCGAGGAGGCCATTCCGGTTCGCTCCGGGTCGACCGTCAAGGAGGTCGCCGAGGCCCTCGGCGTCTCCGCGCCGGAAGTGATCAAGAAGCTGATGGAGCTCGGCGAGCTGGCGACGCTCACGCAGACGCTGTCGGACGAGGCGATTGAGGTACTCGCCGACGCCCTCGGCAAGCGTGTCGAAGTGATCGGTGCTGCGGAGGACGAGACGGCTGAGCCGGAGGTTGAGGACGACAGCGAGCAGCTCGAGCCGCGCCCGCCCGTGGTCACGGTGATGGGACACGTCGACCACGGCAAGACGTCGCTGCTCGACGCGATCCGCAAAACGGACGTAGCTGCACGTGAAGCCGGCGGCATCACGCAACACATCGGTGCGTACCAGGTGACCGTCGATGGCCACCGTGTCACCTTCATCGACACGCCGGGCCACGAGGCTTTCACGGCACTGCGCGCGCGCGGCGCACAGGTCACCGACATAGCGGTGATCGTGGTGGCGGCCGACGACGGCGTGATGCCGCAGACCTTGGAGGCGATTGACCACGCTCGTGCTGCCGGCGTGCCGATCATCGTGGCGGTCAACAAGATCGATCGCGAGAACGCCGACCCGCAGCGCGTACGCGCCGAACTGGCGGCGAAAAACCTGACGCCGGTTGAGTGGGGGGGCGACACCGAGTTCGTCGACGTCTCCGCCAAGACCGGGCAAGGCCTCGACCAGCTACTCGAGACGATCGTCACGCTCGCCGAGCTCAGCGAGCTGCGCGCCAACCCCAACGCGCCGGCTTCCGGCACGGTCATCGAATCGCGCTTGGACACTGGTCGCGGCCCGGTCGCCACGCTGCTCGTGCAGCGCGGCACGCTGCGACTCGGTGATCCGATCGTCGCGGGCACGCAGGCCGGGCGCGTACGGGCGATGACCGACTATCGCGGTGAGCGCCTCAAGGAGGCAGGACCGGGAACGCCGGTCGAGGTCCTCGGCTTCGATGGCGTGCCGGAGGCTGGTGACCGCTTCCGTGTCGTCGAAAGCGAACGGGAGGCGCGGCGACTTGCGCAGGAGCGCGCACAGCGCCTCAAGCAGGAAGCACTGGCCCGTCAGATGCGGCGACGCGTGTCGCTCGAGGACGTGCTCGCTCGCGCGGAACGCGGTGAGCGCCAGCTCAACCTGATCGTCAAGGCCGACGTGACGGGTTCACTCGAGGCGATCGTCGACGAGATTGCGAAGCTCCCGCAAGACGAGGTCACCGTAAACGTCATCCGCGAGGGCGTCGGCGGCATTACCGAGTCCGACGTGATGCTGGCGGCGGCGTCCGACGCAGTGATTATCGGTTTCAACGTGCGCCCGGTCGGTGGTGCCGCAGCGGCGGCACAGCGCGAGGGTGTCGAGATCCGCACCTACTCGGTCATCTACCAGGTGGCCGAGGATCTCAAGGCGGCAATGGAGGGCCTGCTGGAACCCGAGCAGGTCGAGGAAGTGCTCGGCGTCGCCGAGGTGCGCGCGATCTTCAGGGCCTCGAGGATCGGCACCATCGCCGGCTGCTACGTGCGCGAGGGAACGATCCGCCGCGGCGCCCGCGCCCGCCTGGTGCGCGACGGAACGGTGGTCTACGACGGACGCATCGCAAGCCTGCGGCGCTTCAAGGACGACGTGCGCGAGGTGCAAGCAGGTCTCGAGTGCGGCCTGACGCTCGAGAACTTCCAAGACGTCAAGGAGGGGGACGTCATCGAGGCGTACGAGGTACGCGAGGTGGAAAAGAAGCTCGCCTGA
- a CDS encoding DUF503 domain-containing protein: MGFVCFLEIQVHLPTNGSLKGKRRELTALKAQLQRRFGAAVAETAHHDLWQRATLSAALVGPDPGPVLAAADRIERFVCERYPGTVRVERGIASRDDLLGG, from the coding sequence ATGGGCTTCGTCTGCTTCCTGGAGATTCAGGTACACCTGCCGACCAACGGCAGCCTCAAGGGCAAGCGACGGGAGCTCACGGCCCTCAAGGCGCAGCTCCAGCGCCGCTTCGGGGCGGCCGTAGCGGAGACCGCACATCACGACCTGTGGCAACGGGCGACGCTTTCCGCAGCGCTTGTGGGGCCTGACCCCGGCCCGGTCCTGGCAGCGGCCGACCGCATTGAGCGCTTCGTTTGCGAGCGCTATCCGGGCACCGTGCGCGTCGAGCGGGGCATCGCATCGCGAGACGATTTGCTTGGGGGCTAG
- the rbfA gene encoding 30S ribosome-binding factor RbfA, which translates to MRRVNEAVREVLSTRITEDLKDPRIGFVTVTAVETSPDLRRARVYVSVLGDEAERERTLAGLRSAHGLLQRALAEELHLKRTPTLEFVYDASIDRSLRLQGLISGVRRGREGDER; encoded by the coding sequence ATGCGCCGCGTCAACGAGGCGGTGCGCGAGGTCCTCTCAACGAGGATCACGGAAGATCTCAAGGACCCGCGCATAGGATTCGTGACAGTGACCGCCGTCGAAACCAGCCCCGATCTACGGCGAGCGCGCGTCTACGTGAGCGTCCTCGGAGATGAGGCGGAACGCGAGCGGACGCTTGCCGGCTTGCGCTCGGCGCACGGCTTACTGCAGCGGGCGTTAGCGGAGGAGCTACATCTCAAACGCACACCGACCCTCGAGTTCGTCTATGACGCCTCGATCGACCGCAGCCTGCGTTTGCAGGGGCTGATCAGCGGTGTGCGGCGAGGAAGAGAGGGCGACGAGCGGTGA
- a CDS encoding DHH family phosphoesterase — MTRAAEVDLAAAEAAVVEELRSADKLLLTTHENPDGDALGSLLGMHRVLRALGKDVVMYLSPKEFPLPSEYRHLDFTGILGEPPADVDERVIVFLDCGNIDRMPVAFLRDGGRHIVNVDHHHDNTRFGAFNLVDPVASSTAEIVYRLARALGVEITAEIAEPLYTGIVTDTGRFMYENATPSAHRVAADLIEAGVEPYEVYRKVYENVPLARLRLLERAIANLERFDDGLLTVSRLTRADFERAGAGEADSEGIVEKLRAVEGTAVAALVREQLTDGRRGQYKVSLRAATRDVDVSEIARALGGGGHRQAAGFTTDLPYEQLIERVRSAVAAQLSRAN; from the coding sequence GTGACTCGGGCCGCCGAGGTCGACCTCGCGGCGGCAGAGGCCGCCGTGGTGGAGGAGCTTCGTTCCGCCGACAAGCTGCTGCTGACGACCCACGAGAATCCCGACGGCGACGCTCTCGGCTCGCTGCTCGGTATGCACCGCGTGCTGCGCGCGCTCGGCAAGGACGTTGTGATGTACCTCTCGCCGAAGGAGTTTCCGCTGCCCAGCGAGTACCGCCACCTCGATTTCACCGGCATCCTGGGGGAGCCGCCGGCCGACGTCGACGAGCGGGTGATCGTCTTTCTCGACTGCGGCAACATCGACCGCATGCCCGTTGCTTTCTTGCGCGACGGCGGTCGGCACATCGTCAACGTCGACCACCATCACGACAACACTCGCTTCGGGGCTTTCAACCTGGTCGACCCGGTGGCTTCCTCGACCGCCGAGATCGTCTACCGCCTCGCGCGCGCACTAGGGGTGGAGATCACGGCGGAGATCGCCGAGCCGCTTTACACCGGCATCGTCACCGACACTGGTCGCTTCATGTACGAGAACGCCACCCCGTCGGCGCACCGAGTCGCGGCGGACCTGATCGAGGCCGGGGTCGAGCCATACGAGGTCTACCGCAAGGTTTACGAGAACGTACCGCTGGCGCGCTTGCGGCTACTGGAGCGGGCGATCGCCAACCTCGAGCGCTTCGACGACGGTCTGCTCACGGTCTCGCGACTGACTCGTGCCGACTTTGAACGTGCGGGCGCCGGCGAGGCCGACTCCGAGGGCATCGTCGAGAAACTGCGCGCCGTGGAGGGCACGGCAGTGGCCGCGTTAGTGCGCGAACAACTAACCGACGGTCGCCGGGGCCAGTACAAGGTGAGCCTGCGGGCCGCAACCCGCGACGTCGACGTCTCGGAGATCGCGCGTGCGCTCGGTGGCGGCGGGCACCGCCAGGCCGCCGGTTTCACCACGGACCTGCCTTACGAGCAGTTGATCGAGCGGGTGCGCAGCGCGGTCGCCGCGCAGCTCTCGCGAGCGAACTGA
- the truB gene encoding tRNA pseudouridine(55) synthase TruB codes for MRAQRSVFDHPLELRGPLPANGGVVLFPKPPGPTSHDVVEAVRRVLPGRTRVGHAGTLDPFAEGLLLILVGRATRAQRWFMELPKTYRAVARLGWRSDTGDPEGSLERTGRVPPKLALPTGRIMQVPPAYSAVKVGGERAYRLARRGETPRLKPRPVEVYRAELVDADGERAEFEIVCSSGTYVRQLVASLGDAYCERLVRTAIGPFRLEDADPGRVVPLEEALSFLPAVQLSPIEARRVEHGGVVKREQRTSGPVRLLEGDRLVAIGEPRDATLRPAVVFPRER; via the coding sequence ATGCGCGCGCAGCGGAGCGTTTTCGACCACCCCTTGGAGCTCCGCGGGCCGCTCCCCGCCAACGGCGGCGTGGTGCTCTTCCCGAAGCCGCCCGGTCCGACCTCGCACGACGTCGTCGAGGCTGTGCGGCGTGTCTTGCCGGGGAGAACCAGGGTCGGCCACGCCGGCACCCTCGACCCCTTCGCGGAGGGACTTTTGCTGATCCTGGTTGGTCGCGCTACCCGGGCGCAGCGCTGGTTTATGGAACTTCCCAAGACCTACCGCGCCGTGGCGCGACTCGGCTGGCGCTCGGACACGGGGGATCCCGAGGGCAGCCTCGAGCGGACCGGCCGCGTGCCGCCGAAACTGGCGCTCCCGACCGGCCGGATCATGCAGGTGCCGCCGGCCTACTCGGCGGTGAAGGTCGGCGGCGAACGCGCCTATCGTCTCGCCCGACGCGGCGAGACACCCCGTCTTAAGCCGCGGCCGGTGGAGGTTTATCGGGCCGAGCTGGTCGACGCCGACGGCGAGCGTGCCGAGTTCGAGATCGTCTGCTCGTCGGGAACCTACGTTCGCCAGCTGGTCGCCTCGCTCGGTGATGCGTACTGCGAACGTCTGGTGCGCACGGCGATCGGGCCCTTCCGGCTCGAGGATGCCGACCCGGGGCGCGTAGTGCCACTCGAGGAGGCGCTTTCGTTCCTGCCCGCAGTCCAGCTTTCGCCGATCGAAGCTCGGCGGGTCGAACATGGCGGCGTGGTCAAGCGCGAGCAGCGAACGAGCGGCCCGGTGCGCCTGCTCGAAGGGGACCGCCTCGTCGCGATCGGCGAGCCACGTGACGCCACCCTGCGACCGGCCGTAGTGTTCCCCCGCGAACGATGA
- a CDS encoding bifunctional riboflavin kinase/FAD synthetase has protein sequence MKVRWLQEVESRPGRRVAIGTFDGVHRGHQRVIEGCDTVLTFEPHPLEVLRPEDAPRLLTPLSVKRDLIAALGVDELVVARFDRALAETSAEQFVDEVLVAKLGAALVSVGENFRFGRGACGTPALLAQDERFETRVVPITREGGEPISSSRIRRLVERGEVAEAARLLGHPYLFEGEVVHGDRRGRELGFPTANMVPDRRLCIPAAGIYAALADGQPAAVSIGERPTFESDRGLLIEAYLIDFSGDLYGRTLRLAFVERLRDELRFASPGELVAQMRIDVEQARAACAQAGDWLAALDRALLVAG, from the coding sequence GTGAAGGTCCGCTGGCTCCAGGAGGTCGAGTCGCGCCCGGGGCGGCGTGTTGCGATCGGCACTTTCGACGGCGTCCACCGTGGACACCAGCGGGTCATCGAAGGCTGCGACACGGTTCTCACGTTCGAGCCGCATCCGCTCGAGGTATTGCGTCCAGAAGACGCGCCACGCCTTTTGACGCCGCTCTCGGTCAAGCGCGACCTGATCGCGGCGCTCGGCGTCGACGAGCTAGTCGTAGCGCGCTTCGACCGCGCGCTTGCAGAGACCTCGGCCGAACAGTTCGTCGACGAGGTGCTGGTCGCGAAGCTGGGGGCGGCGCTGGTGTCGGTCGGCGAGAACTTCCGCTTCGGTCGTGGTGCCTGTGGAACCCCCGCGCTGCTCGCCCAGGACGAGCGCTTCGAAACACGGGTCGTACCGATCACGCGCGAGGGCGGTGAACCGATCTCTTCGAGCCGCATCCGACGATTGGTCGAGCGTGGCGAGGTGGCGGAGGCGGCGCGGCTGCTCGGACATCCCTACCTGTTCGAGGGCGAGGTAGTGCACGGCGATCGCCGCGGCCGGGAGCTCGGGTTTCCGACCGCGAACATGGTTCCCGACCGGCGCCTGTGTATCCCGGCTGCAGGGATCTACGCGGCGCTCGCGGACGGCCAACCAGCGGCCGTGTCGATCGGCGAGCGACCGACCTTCGAGAGCGACCGAGGCCTCTTGATCGAGGCCTACTTGATCGACTTCTCCGGCGACCTCTACGGTCGCACGCTGCGCCTCGCCTTCGTTGAGCGGCTGCGCGACGAGCTGCGCTTTGCTTCCCCGGGAGAGTTGGTCGCCCAGATGCGCATCGACGTCGAGCAGGCACGAGCGGCCTGTGCCCAAGCGGGGGATTGGCTCGCCGCGCTCGACCGCGCGCTGCTGGTCGCTGGCTGA
- the rpsO gene encoding 30S ribosomal protein S15 has product MTLTAERKREIIERFGRGPDDTGSPEVQIALLTERINHLTDHLRVHRKDHHSRRGLLMLVGKRRRLLRYLEDRDVERYRAIIKELGLRR; this is encoded by the coding sequence ATGACGCTGACCGCCGAGCGCAAGCGGGAGATCATCGAACGTTTCGGGCGAGGGCCCGACGACACCGGCTCGCCCGAGGTGCAGATCGCGCTGCTCACCGAGCGCATCAACCATCTCACCGACCACCTGCGGGTCCACCGCAAGGACCATCACTCCCGTCGCGGTCTGCTGATGCTGGTCGGGAAGCGACGGCGCCTGCTCCGCTACCTCGAGGATCGCGACGTCGAGCGCTACCGAGCGATCATCAAGGAGCTCGGCCTCCGACGCTGA
- a CDS encoding redoxin domain-containing protein, which translates to MAVAAGQPAPEFTLPDHEGREVSLSDLRGRWVLLVFYPLDFSPVCTDQLSVYEEALPELRERGVEVLGISVDSPFCHRAFREQLGISTTLLSDFHPKGAVTERYGFYIGERGHGERALVLIDPDGIVRWSYRSPTPLEIPGINLVFDALEQAVA; encoded by the coding sequence ATGGCGGTCGCCGCGGGCCAGCCCGCTCCCGAGTTCACGCTCCCGGACCACGAGGGTCGGGAAGTTTCGCTTTCCGACCTGCGCGGACGGTGGGTGCTGCTGGTCTTCTACCCGCTCGATTTCAGTCCCGTCTGCACCGACCAGCTCAGCGTTTACGAAGAGGCCCTGCCCGAGCTGCGGGAACGGGGGGTCGAGGTGTTGGGGATCTCCGTTGACTCGCCGTTTTGCCATCGCGCCTTCCGGGAGCAGCTCGGCATCTCGACGACGCTGCTCTCCGACTTCCACCCCAAGGGAGCTGTGACCGAGCGCTACGGCTTCTACATCGGTGAGCGCGGTCACGGGGAGCGTGCGTTGGTGCTGATCGATCCCGATGGGATCGTCCGGTGGAGCTACCGCTCGCCGACGCCGCTTGAGATCCCCGGCATCAACCTCGTCTTCGACGCGCTCGAGCAAGCTGTCGCGTGA
- a CDS encoding DsbA family protein encodes MRGEGQRLAIFYADFECPHCASLHFALAQVPDLRVVLRHFPVRARHPRAFQLACAAEAAGLQGAFWAFADSLFGDQGRLDPPHLWARVERLGLDLDRFERDRRSAAVRERVEADLTGGLRAGVAGTPTLFLDGQRYTRPWPEPVLRLLGQH; translated from the coding sequence GTGCGTGGCGAAGGTCAGCGGCTGGCGATCTTCTATGCCGACTTCGAATGCCCACACTGCGCGTCACTGCACTTCGCGCTGGCGCAGGTGCCTGACCTGCGCGTCGTGCTTCGGCACTTCCCCGTGCGCGCCAGGCACCCACGAGCCTTCCAGCTCGCCTGCGCCGCCGAGGCGGCCGGTCTGCAGGGGGCCTTCTGGGCGTTCGCGGACTCGCTTTTCGGCGATCAGGGGCGGCTCGACCCGCCTCACCTGTGGGCCCGAGTAGAGCGCTTGGGACTCGACCTCGACCGCTTCGAGCGCGACCGGCGCAGCGCCGCGGTGCGCGAGCGCGTCGAAGCCGACCTGACCGGTGGCCTGCGCGCCGGCGTCGCCGGCACACCGACGCTCTTCCTTGACGGCCAGCGCTACACCCGGCCCTGGCCGGAACCGGTCTTGCGCCTGCTCGGGCAGCACTAA
- a CDS encoding polyribonucleotide nucleotidyltransferase: MALEATRVSIEIERKQITFETGRLARQANGAVLVTAGETMVLCTATAGADRDVDFLPLTVDVEERMYAAGKIPGSFFRREGRAGEKAILVARMIDRPLRPLFPKGWTRETQLIAIPMSVDHKNPYDVLAMNGASAALMVSDIPFPQPVGAVRVGLDAEGNFLVNPDEDWLLQSPLDLVVAGTEEAILMVEAGANEVPEAVILDALDIAHAEIKRICKAQWELRERVGKEKIAVEEPKVDPAIYEEIRARFGAELDAATQVEEKLARQEATKAVEERVLQALAGEEALAGLDPAAALERRKAVQLAFDQLEKDIIRRRIAVEKKRPDGRAADEIRPISIEVGVAPRTHGSAIFTRGQTQAFSVATLGTTRDEKKLDDLGLIEYKRYLHHYNFPPFCVGETGPMRGPKRRDIGHGALAERALVPVIPSEEEFPYTIRVVSDILESNGSSSMASVCGSMLALMDAGVKIKRPVAGIAMGLIKEGDDYIVLTDIAGVEDHLGDMDFKVAGTERGVTALQMDIKISGVTFDILRDALAQARRARLEILERMRAVLPEPRPQLSPHAPRITQVKIDPEKIGALIGKGGETIRALQEEYDADIDVDEDGTVRIYARDGELGEQLVQRIRMLTKEVEVGDEYVGKVVKTTTFGAFVELSKGTDGLLHISNIAPGRRPKTVEEVLKRGDELRVKVVEVDRERGRIGLRLADDPEIQGKSPEELAQIGTGDRAPRERGEKERSPRGPDHPARGGNGRRRGGGRG; this comes from the coding sequence ATGGCTTTAGAGGCAACGCGGGTCTCGATCGAGATCGAGCGTAAGCAGATCACTTTCGAGACCGGCCGTCTCGCGCGGCAGGCGAACGGTGCCGTGCTGGTCACCGCCGGTGAGACGATGGTGCTCTGCACCGCGACTGCAGGTGCCGATCGCGACGTCGACTTCCTGCCGCTGACCGTCGACGTCGAGGAGCGGATGTACGCGGCCGGCAAGATCCCGGGCAGCTTCTTCCGTCGCGAGGGGCGCGCCGGCGAGAAGGCGATCCTTGTCGCGCGCATGATCGACCGTCCGCTGCGGCCGCTCTTCCCGAAGGGCTGGACGCGCGAAACGCAGTTGATCGCGATCCCGATGTCGGTGGACCACAAAAACCCCTACGACGTGCTCGCGATGAACGGCGCGAGCGCCGCGCTGATGGTCTCCGACATCCCCTTCCCGCAGCCGGTCGGCGCGGTGCGCGTGGGCCTTGACGCCGAGGGCAACTTCCTCGTCAACCCGGACGAGGACTGGCTCCTTCAGAGCCCGTTGGATCTGGTCGTAGCGGGAACCGAAGAGGCGATCTTGATGGTCGAGGCTGGCGCCAACGAGGTTCCCGAAGCGGTGATCCTCGACGCGCTCGACATCGCCCACGCCGAGATCAAGCGGATCTGCAAGGCCCAGTGGGAGCTACGGGAGCGGGTCGGCAAGGAGAAGATCGCGGTCGAGGAGCCCAAGGTCGACCCAGCGATCTACGAGGAGATCCGTGCGCGCTTCGGCGCCGAGCTCGACGCTGCCACCCAGGTCGAGGAGAAGCTCGCTCGCCAGGAGGCGACGAAGGCGGTCGAGGAGCGCGTGCTCCAGGCGTTGGCCGGCGAGGAAGCGCTCGCGGGGCTCGATCCGGCGGCGGCGCTCGAGCGGCGGAAGGCCGTGCAGCTGGCCTTCGATCAGCTCGAGAAAGACATCATTCGCCGGCGGATCGCGGTCGAAAAGAAGCGGCCCGACGGGCGCGCGGCCGACGAGATCAGGCCGATCTCGATCGAGGTCGGCGTCGCGCCGCGCACGCACGGCTCCGCGATCTTCACGCGCGGCCAGACGCAGGCGTTCTCGGTCGCGACGCTCGGCACGACGCGCGACGAAAAGAAGCTCGACGACCTTGGGTTGATCGAGTACAAGCGCTACCTCCACCACTACAACTTCCCGCCCTTCTGTGTAGGGGAGACCGGTCCCATGCGGGGGCCCAAGCGGCGCGACATCGGTCACGGCGCGCTCGCCGAGCGGGCGCTAGTGCCGGTGATCCCGTCCGAGGAGGAGTTCCCGTACACGATTCGGGTGGTCTCCGACATCCTCGAGTCGAACGGCTCCTCTTCGATGGCCTCGGTGTGCGGTTCGATGCTCGCGCTGATGGACGCCGGCGTGAAGATCAAGCGTCCGGTCGCAGGGATCGCGATGGGTCTCATCAAGGAGGGTGACGACTACATCGTGCTGACCGACATCGCCGGCGTCGAGGATCACCTCGGCGACATGGACTTCAAGGTCGCCGGCACCGAGCGCGGCGTAACCGCGCTGCAGATGGACATCAAGATCTCCGGCGTCACCTTCGACATCCTGCGCGACGCGCTCGCGCAGGCGCGTCGTGCACGGCTCGAGATCCTCGAGCGGATGCGCGCGGTGTTGCCGGAGCCGCGGCCACAGCTCTCGCCGCATGCGCCACGTATCACTCAGGTGAAGATCGATCCCGAGAAGATCGGTGCCTTGATCGGTAAGGGCGGCGAGACGATCCGCGCGCTCCAGGAGGAGTACGACGCGGACATCGACGTCGACGAAGACGGCACGGTGCGGATCTACGCGCGCGACGGCGAGCTCGGAGAGCAGCTCGTGCAGCGGATCCGCATGCTCACCAAGGAGGTCGAGGTCGGCGACGAGTACGTCGGCAAGGTCGTCAAGACGACCACCTTCGGGGCCTTCGTCGAGCTTTCGAAGGGCACCGACGGTTTGTTGCACATCTCGAACATCGCGCCGGGCCGGCGGCCGAAGACCGTGGAGGAGGTCCTCAAGCGCGGTGACGAGTTGCGCGTGAAGGTCGTCGAGGTCGACCGCGAGCGTGGTCGAATCGGCTTGCGTCTCGCCGACGATCCGGAGATTCAGGGCAAGAGCCCGGAGGAGCTCGCTCAGATCGGCACCGGCGACCGCGCGCCGCGCGAGCGCGGTGAAAAGGAGCGATCGCCGCGTGGCCCGGACCATCCGGCGCGGGGAGGCAACGGTCGTCGGCGCGGCGGCGGCCGCGGCTGA
- a CDS encoding M16 family metallopeptidase: MPAAVGANSDGPLITRLASGARVASERIEGVRSVAVGFWIRCGSRDEPEDLAGVSHFLEHLLFKGSARYSSREIDEIFDALGAEANAGTGKETTSVYARLLDRHLERAFDVIQDMVLRPVYAEVDSERQVILEEIAMYEDEPQDRVHDLLARALFADHPLGRPILGRAEVIANVPVERVARYHDETYRPRNIVVAAAGSVDHERLVALCEQAFSDLEPDNGPTDLPADAPSDGASRVRFQRKDTEQFHVCIGAPGLARADERRFALRILDTILGGSSSSRLFQEVREKRGLAYSVYSYASQFVDSGQVAIYVGTRPDRVNESLEVIGSELRRLIEEGVTAEELERARENAKGRTVLAMESTLARMNRLGSSLLTDVPLLSLDEVLERYDAVSADEVVTLARELWRPERLCAAAIGRDEETWRRGLGAVAPSLAAAAEAAEAAA; this comes from the coding sequence GTGCCCGCCGCCGTCGGCGCAAATAGCGACGGGCCCTTGATTACGCGGCTCGCGAGCGGCGCGCGCGTCGCCAGCGAGCGCATCGAGGGCGTGCGGTCGGTAGCTGTCGGCTTCTGGATCCGCTGCGGGTCGCGCGACGAGCCTGAGGATCTCGCAGGGGTCTCGCACTTCCTCGAGCATCTGTTGTTCAAGGGCTCGGCGCGTTACTCCTCGCGCGAGATCGACGAGATCTTTGATGCGCTCGGCGCCGAGGCGAACGCCGGCACCGGTAAGGAGACGACCTCCGTCTACGCCCGCCTCCTCGACCGTCACCTCGAGCGGGCCTTCGACGTCATCCAGGACATGGTGCTGCGGCCCGTCTACGCCGAGGTGGACTCGGAGCGCCAAGTGATCCTCGAGGAGATCGCGATGTACGAGGACGAGCCGCAGGACCGGGTCCACGACCTGCTGGCGCGTGCTTTGTTCGCCGATCATCCGCTGGGACGCCCGATCCTCGGTCGTGCAGAAGTGATCGCGAACGTGCCGGTCGAGCGGGTCGCGCGCTACCACGATGAGACGTACCGGCCGCGCAACATCGTCGTCGCGGCGGCTGGCTCCGTCGATCACGAGCGGCTCGTCGCCCTTTGCGAACAGGCGTTCTCGGACCTCGAGCCCGACAACGGTCCCACCGACCTGCCGGCGGACGCGCCCAGCGACGGGGCCTCGCGGGTCCGGTTCCAACGCAAGGACACCGAGCAGTTCCACGTTTGCATCGGGGCGCCCGGCTTGGCGCGAGCCGACGAGCGCCGTTTCGCGCTGCGCATCCTCGACACGATCCTCGGCGGCAGCTCGTCTTCGCGGCTCTTCCAGGAGGTTCGCGAGAAGCGCGGACTCGCCTACTCCGTGTACTCGTACGCCTCGCAGTTCGTCGATTCCGGCCAGGTCGCGATCTACGTGGGCACGCGGCCCGATCGCGTCAACGAGTCGCTGGAGGTGATCGGCAGCGAGCTTCGGCGGTTGATCGAAGAGGGAGTGACCGCTGAAGAGCTCGAGCGGGCGCGCGAAAACGCCAAGGGGCGCACGGTGCTCGCAATGGAATCGACGCTCGCGCGCATGAACCGGCTCGGCAGCTCGTTGCTGACGGATGTGCCGCTGCTCTCGCTCGACGAAGTGCTCGAGCGTTACGACGCCGTAAGCGCCGACGAAGTCGTGACCCTCGCGCGCGAGCTTTGGCGCCCCGAGCGGCTCTGCGCAGCGGCGATCGGCCGCGACGAGGAGACTTGGCGGCGCGGTCTGGGGGCGGTCGCACCGTCGCTCGCGGCCGCCGCCGAGGCGGCGGAGGCGGCCGCTTGA